In Gammaproteobacteria bacterium, the DNA window GCTCATGGTGGACGGCGAGGACTACGGCCCGACCACGGCGGACATGTTCATCGGCTCCGAGCGCTATGCCGAGCAGCCCCTGGGCGGCCAGCCCCGCTATGCGGTCCTCCTCGACATGGTCGGGGACCGCGATCCCGGCTTCCCCGTGGAAGGGTATTCCTCCCGCTACGCCCCCCGCGTGGTGCAGCGCGTCTGGGGGATTGCGCGCGACCTGGGATACGGGCGCCTCTTCCCCATGACGGTGCGTCCTCCCATCCAGGACGACCACGTGCCGCTGAACGAAGCCGGCATCCCCACCGTGAACATCATCGACTTCGAGTACGGGCCGGGGAACTCGCTCTGGCACACGCCCAACGACGTCGCCGCCAACGTGAGCCCGGCAACGCTGGAGGTCGTGGGCGAGGTGGTTGCGGAGATCGCGTATCGAGGAGGCTGACGCGATGGCGGGCCCTGTCGCGCGAAGCATATGCTTGATGCATTATTCCACGCAGGGAGACGGAATCCACCGGCGAGAAGCGTGACCGTGCGGAAGACGTCTCCGGAGTTCCCGAACCAGAGCACTGGACCAGAACCTGGATGAACGACAACGAGGGCATCGGGGTCGCGGTGGTACAGGGGGCCGGGGTCCCCTTCGACCTGGAGGCGGCGATCGGGAAGGTGCACGCGCTCACCGCCGAAGCCGCCGCGCAGGGAGCCCAGCTGGTTCTCTTCCCTGAAGCCTATGTCGGCGGGTATCCCTGGGGCCTGGCGTTCGGCACGTCGGTGGGCGGCCGCTCGCCGGCGGGCCGCAGGACATGGGACCGATACCTGAAGGGGGCGGTCGAAGTCCCCGGGCCGGCCACCGATCGCATCGGCGAAGCCGCCGCGGCTCACCGGGTCTACCTGGCCGTCGGGGTCGTGGAGCGGGATGCCGACTACAGCGGAGGCACGCTCTTCTGCACGCTTCTCTACTTCGGTCCCGACGGCGCGCTCCTGGGCAAGCATCGAAAGCTCAAGCCCACAGCGGCCGAACGCTTCATCTGGGGTGAGGGCGACGGCAGCACGCTGACGGTTGTGGACACGCCCCTCGGCCGGGTCGGCGGCCTCATCTGCTGGGAGAACTACATGCCGCTGGCCCGCACCGCGATGTACGCGAAGGGCGTTGAGATCTACCTCGCCCCGACCGCCGACGGGCGCGAGCGCTGGCAGGCCACGCTCCGGCACATCGCCCTCGAGGGACGATGCTTCGTCCTCGGCTGCAACCAGTACGCCACCCGCGCCCAGTACCCGGCCGACCTGGAGATCGCCGGTGAACTGGAGGGCTGGCCGGAACGCCTGTGCGCCGGCGGAAGCGCGATCTATTCGCCGTCGGGGGCGTGCCTGGCGGGACCCCTCTGGGACCAGGAAGGGATTCTTTTCGCCCGCCTCGATCCCGACGCGGTCACGCGCGGGAAGTTCGACTTCGACGTGGTGGGCCACTATGCCCGCCCCGACGTATTTCAGCTCAGCGTCAACGAAAACCCGTTTCCGCCCGTGACCTTTCGGGGCGGCGCCGCATCGACAAGCTGACGCGACCCCCGCGGGATCCGCGTCGGGAGGCCGACACCATGCAAGACACCGCAACGCAGGCGATCACGTCATCCTACC includes these proteins:
- a CDS encoding carbon-nitrogen hydrolase family protein; the encoded protein is MNDNEGIGVAVVQGAGVPFDLEAAIGKVHALTAEAAAQGAQLVLFPEAYVGGYPWGLAFGTSVGGRSPAGRRTWDRYLKGAVEVPGPATDRIGEAAAAHRVYLAVGVVERDADYSGGTLFCTLLYFGPDGALLGKHRKLKPTAAERFIWGEGDGSTLTVVDTPLGRVGGLICWENYMPLARTAMYAKGVEIYLAPTADGRERWQATLRHIALEGRCFVLGCNQYATRAQYPADLEIAGELEGWPERLCAGGSAIYSPSGACLAGPLWDQEGILFARLDPDAVTRGKFDFDVVGHYARPDVFQLSVNENPFPPVTFRGGAASTS